The Erythrobacter sp. HL-111 DNA segment AGCGTGAACGTGCCCTCGACCTGGGGGATGTCCGGCATCTGCTGGCCTTCGCCGCCATTCTCCTCGTCTCCCAGCGCCGCGAGCCCGGCCAGCGCGCCCATGTTGCCCATCATGCCGCCCATCATGCCGCCCAATGGATTGTCGTTCTGCGCGGCGAAGGCGGGCGCGTTGATCCGCACCACGTCGTCCTTGCGCAGGATCACCTGGACGAACGGGCCGGACGGCGGGAAATCCTCGATCACCGGGAACAGGAAATCGTGGCCGAGCGAGCCGTCGATCCTGTACCCCACCTCGAACACGCCGTCGCCTTTCGGCACGACCCGTTCCCAGCCTTCGTGGCGCATGAGCAGGGCGGCGAGCTCCTGCGCGGCCTCCGGGTCCGAGGGGTCGATCCCGCCCATGACCGCGGCCATCTGCTGCGCCTTCTCCTTCGCCTCGGCGGCGCGCCGGTCGGCACCGGCATCCCATTCGGCGCGCTGCCCGGCCACCTCCGCAGGGGTGCATTCGCGCTCCTCGAAGCTGCCTTCCACCGTGCATTTCGGCTCGAAGCTCTCGGCCGCGGCACCCATCTGCGAAAGGCTCGACAGGCCGAGGAAGAAGATCTCGCCGTCATAGGTGAAGGTAAACGTGTCGTCGCCGTTCAGCACCAGCGTGCTGTCGAACCTGCCGGGCGCGACGAAACAGCCCGACAGGACCAGCGCAAGCGCCGCGACGAGCGCGGCGGCGAAACGGATCGGCGAATGGCGTGTCATGGTCCGATTCTCCCCCAAAGCGGCGGCACCAGGTTAGACCGCCCGTCCTTCAGCTTCGTGCCGCCGCCGCATAGAGCGCGATCGCGGCGGCGTTCGAGACGTTGAGGCTTTCGATCGCGGAGGAAATCGGCAGCCGGGCGAGCGCGTCGCAATGGGCGGCGACATTCGCGCGCAGACCCTCGCCCTCCGCCCCAAGCACGATGGCGAGCGCGCCCGCGGGCAGGGCCTCGGCGAGCGTTGCCTCGGCCTGCCCCGTCATGCCGATGCGCCAGTATCCCGCCTCGGCCAGGTCGTCGAGCGCGCGGGAGAGGTTGACCACCCGCACCCAGGGCACGGTCTCGAGCGCGCCCGAGGCCGATTTCGCGACCACTCCGCTTTCGGGCGGGGCGTGGCGGTCCTGCGTGACGATCGCGGCGGCATCGAAGGCCGCGGCCGAGCGCAGGATCGCGCCGACATTGTGCGGGTCCGTCACCTGGTCGAGCACGACGATCGGGCGCGCCGCATCGCCGTTCGCGACATCGGCGAGAAAGACGTCGTCCAGCGGCAGGCATTCGAGCACCAGTCCCTGGTGCGGCGCATCCTTGGCGACCAGCCGCGCAAGATCGGCCGCATCGGCGTATTCGACCGGGAAGTCGGGCGGCAGTTCGCCGTCGAGGCTCTCGATCCCCTCGCGCGTTGCCCACAGCTTGCGGTGGTCGCGCACGGGGTTCCTGAGCGCCGCCTCGACCGGGTGGCGGCCCCACAGGCGGACGTGGCCCGCGCTTGCCCGGCCCGAGCCGCGCCCGCCCTTCATGCGACCCGCGCGGCCCCTCAGCGCGCGCTTCTTTTCCTGTTTCGCCATCCGCTGTCCCGTCGATCAAAGCGCAATGCGCTCCCCTGCCAGCAGGGCCATTGACAGGCAAGGCTCGCTTCGCCATTGGGGCGCCTCTCGGCAGCGCGGAAGCCCTTGCTCCGCGTCGCGCCGCCACACGGGGCGGCGATTTCCGGCCGGTGTGGACAGGTGGCCGAGTGGTTAAAGGCAGCAGACTGTAAATCTGCCCGCGCAAGCGTACGCTGGTTCGAATCCAGCCCTGTCCACCACCTTCCCCGGCCCGTTTCCCCTTACGGCCAGCCCAGCCGAGCGGCCAGCGCCGCGGCGTTGGCGAGCAGGGCGGCGGCGACCGCCGCCCGGTCCCAGAAATCGAGCGCGATGCGGTCGGGCGGGGCGATCGCCTTGCCGAACCCGCGCGTTTCGAGCGCGGCGGTCATTGCTCCGCCACGCCGCATGATCGTCAACAGCGCCGGGATGAACAGGCGCGGCACGTTGCGAAGGAACGAGACCGGACGCCGCGCCGAGAGCGTCATGCCCTTCAGCCGCATCGAATCCATCACCTGCGCCAGGTCGCTGAGGCTGAGATAGATCAGCACGAAGGCATAGCCGACCACGAAGGCCGCCCCGTGCGGCAGGCCGAGGCCGCGCAGGCCATCGACCAATTCGTCGATCTCCATGGTCGAGAACAGGGCGACCCCGATCAGGATCGCCGCGATCCAGCCGAGCGAGAGCCGCAGGCCGAACTCGAATTCGGCGTTGAAGGCGAAATCCTTGCCCAGCATCGGTATGACGACGAGCGCGATGATGGTCGGCGAATGGATCAGGAGCATCAGGGCAAGCCAGCCGACCGGCGCGCGCGCCGTCACGGCGATCGCGCCCCCGACCACGACAGCGCCTGCCATCCAGCGCCAGTCGGGCGCGATGTAGATCAGCGCGAGGAACAGCAGGAAGAGCAGCCACTTGACCCGCGGATCGCGGTCCCGCCAGAAGCTGGGGCGGCCGGTGTTGAGGACCGGCACCTTCATCCCGCCGCGCCTTCCGGGCGTGACCGGGCGGCGGCGTGTGCCTCTGCCTGCGTCGGTGCGGGGGCCGCTGCCGGTTCCGGGGGATCGAGGTCGAGCGCCCGCAGCCGCGCCTCCTGTCCGGATGCGAAGGCCTGTTCGGGCGGCCCGGCGTCGTGCAGGCGGCCCTCCTCGATGAACAGGACCCGCGTCGCGATCGCGGCGAGGAAATCGAGATCGTGGTCGAGCACGATCGCCCCGCCGCCGCGCGCGGCGAACTCCGCGATGACCCCGGCGAAGCGCGTGCGCTCGCGCGGGTCGAGCCCGGAAGCGATCTCGTCGAGCACGAGCACCGGCGCGCCGTTCGCGAGCATGGCGGCGGCCTGGGCGATGCGGGCCGTGCCGGGGGGCAGCAGGCCGGGATCGGTGTCGAGCACGTTCTCGAGGCCGAGCTGGCCGGCGAGCTCGGCGATGCGCCGGGGTGCCTCGCCCGGCGCAACGCCCGCCCGCGCGAGGCCGCGTTCGATCTCGGCGCGCAGGTTCGGTTCGCTGAAGAAGGCGCTCGGCGCGTGCAGCACGACCGCGACCCCGCCGCTGTGCCCGGCCGCGGCGCGGGGGAGGCGGATCGACCCCGCCTGCGGCTGGATCAGCCCGCCGACGAGTTTCGCCAGCGTGGTCTTGCCCGCCCCGTTGTGGCCGGCGATGGCCAGCACCTCGCCCGCGGCGCAGGCGAGGTCGGCCCCGCGCCAGACCGGCGTGCCGTCCTCATGCGCGAATTCGATCCCCCGCATCTCCAGCAGGATGTCGCCGGTGCGCGGAGACGGCGCGCGCCGGGGCGGCGGCGGGGCGAGGCCGTGGGCGGCGAGCAGCGCCCCGTCGCCCGCGATGTCGGCCGCCGGCCCGAGCGCGGCGATCCGGCCCTCGGCCAGCACCATCACCCGGTCGGCCCATTCGCGCAGGCGCCCGGCCCGGTTGTCGACCAGCAGCACCGCCCCGCCGGCTTCGGTCACCCGCCCGATCGTCTCGCGCACCCGCGCGAGCCCGCTCGCATCGAGCCCGCCGGCGATCTCGTCGAGGATGAGGACATCGGGCCGTTCGGCGACCGCCGCGGCGAGCGCGACCAGCATCTGCTTGTGGTCCGGCAGTTCCCAGATGTAGCGCTGCGCCTCGTCCTGCGCGATGCCGAGCGCCGCGAGCGCATCGAGCGCGCGCCGCGTCGCCTCGGCGCGGGGCAGGCCGAGATGTTCGAGCGAGGCCTCGACCTCGCCGATCGCCCGGGTGCGCGTCATCATCGCCGCCGGGCTGTCCGAGACATAGCCGATATCGACCGCTTCCCCGCCAAGCCCGACGCGCCCCGCCATCGCGCCCCCGGTCGCGAGCGGGGCGACGCCCGCCATCACCCGGCACAGCGTCGACTTGCCCGCCTGCGAAGCGCCCATCAGGCCAAGCACCTCGCCCGCGCGCAGGTCGAACGAAACGCCGCGCAGGACCGGCGCCGCGCTCGAAGGGTAGCGGAATTCGAGATCCGCGGCCCAGGCGCGCGCATCGGGAGAGGGGGTGAAGCCGCTTTCGTGCCGGGCGAAGGGTTCGACCGCGCGCCGGTCGCCCTTGGCCGGGAAGCCGAGGTAATGCTCGAACCGGCCATGCAGGCGCGGCACGAGGAAATGGGCCGGTATCGCGCCCCAGACGACGCCGTGCAGCAGCGTGTTGCCGAGCGTCGACTGGATGAAGATGCCCATGCTTTCCCCTCCGAACAGCAGGAAGGAGGACGCCTCGATCGCGGCCTGGATGAACGCGCACAGGATCGAGGCGACAAGCACCGCGAGCCGCGTCGGCGGGGCCTTGCCGAACAGCGTGCTGGTCAGCGCGAAGCCGACGAAATAGCCGACGAAGCCGATCGGGTCGTCGAGTTCGTAGCCTTCCATCATGTCGCGCAGGAATTCCCCGAGCGCGACGCCGAGTCCGATCGCGATGCCGACCCGCCCGCCGGGCAGCAGCGCGACGAGGACGATCGGGATGAAGAACGGCTTGCTGTCGATGTCGACCGGGATTTCGGGGATCGCCTCGAGCGGGATCAGGCCGAGGAAGAACAGCACGGTCGTCACCCCGATCATCATGACGAAGCGCGAGGGCGCGAGCGTCTCGCTCTCCGCGTCGGCCCGGCCCGGGGGAGCGCCTGCCGGAGGGGCGGGGGCGGCGGCGCTGGCTGTCATCCCCTGTCTCCCTTCCTATTGGGGATCGAAATATTCGATCGCGAAGGTGATGGGGATGTCGACCTTGGCCTCGTCGCGGCCGAAATTCGCCGGCAGCGGGTCGAGCCGCGGGACGAGCCTGGCGACGCGTTCGATCTCGCGGTCGAGCCGGGCGTGGCCGGTCGAACGCACGATGTCCCAGCTTTTGACCTTGCCGTCGCGCGCGATCGTCACCCGCAGCACGCCGCGCCCTTCCTCGCCGCGGTCGAGCGAGGCGCCGGGGTAGATGATCTTGCTGGTATAGGCGCGGATCGAGATCTCGATGAAGCGGCTGGTCACCTCGGTCACCCGCGGCGGGGGCGGCGGGGGCGGCGCGGGCGGGGGCGGGGGAAGCGGAAGGGGCGGGCCGGTGCCGATCCCGCCCGCGCCCGAACTCGCGCGGCCGTCGCCGCTCGTCGCGCCGGCCACGACGCGCGCTTCCTTCGGCGGGGCGGGCGGGGGTGCGTCCTCGGCGCGCTCGGCGACGACCGGTGCCTCGTCCGCGACCTCGACTTCCTCGGGCGGCGCCTCGAGCCGGCGCGCCGGCCCGCCGAGCGAGACGACCACGCTTTCCTCCGCCGCGGCGAGCACGATCTCCTCGCTCGCCCCGTAGCGCAGTGAATAGAGTGCAAGGGCGAGCGCGGCGCAGGCGATCCCCGCGGCCCAATGCCAGCGCCGCGGGATCGGCGGCGGGCTGGGCGCGATCGCGCTCGACCAGGCCGCCGCGCTCATTCGGCGACCCGCCCCGCGCCGACCGTCAGCAGCACGATATAGGACGCGCCGCCCGCCCGGATGTCCTCCATGATGTCGATCACGTCCTTCGCCTCGGCTCCGCCGTCGGGCTTGAGCTGAATCAGGACCTCGGGCCGGGTGGTGAGGATCTCGCGCACCTCGCCTTCGAGCGCCTCGCGCGGGACAGCGCGGTCGTTGATCGCGATCTCGTCTTCCTCCCCCACCAGGATGACGAGATCCTGCACGTCGCCGCGCATGTCGCTGGTCGAGGCGGTAGGCGTGACCGCGAAGGCGTCCTTGGGCTCGATCGAGCCTGCCAGCATGAAGAAGACGAGCAGGATGAAGACGACATCGATCAGCGGCGTGATGTTGATGAGCTCGCGCTTCGCCTTTTCCCGGGGGAGCCTCACCGGCCTGCCTCTTCCCCGGTGGTGGCGAAGGAGACCGCATAGGCCCCGGCATCGCGGGCGAGCTGGAAGGCGTCGACCGCTTCCTGGATGGTCACGCCGTCCTCGGGCCGGACGAGGAAGGTGCGCCCCGGATCGACCGCGACCAGCGCCTCCACCTCGCGCGCGACGTCCCCGGCACTGGCGGGCTTTCCGTCATAGGCGAGCGTGCCGTCCTCGTTCACCTTGATGACGATCGCGGCAGTCGCGTCCTGCAGCACCTCGCGTTCCTGCGGCGTGTCGATCCCGATCAGCCGGAAGCGCGCGAAATTGGTGGTCAGCATGAAGAAGACGAGCAGGATGAACACCACGTCGATCAGCGGCGTGACGTTGAGCAGCGCGATGTCGGGGCGCTTGCGGCGGAAGATCATGCCGGCTGGGCCGCGAGCTGCGCTTCCGGCCGTTCGCTCGGCGCGTCGACCGGCGCGGCGGCATCGTAGAGCGGGATGGTGAAGACCTGCGTCGCCGCGTCCTCCATCCGCTGCGCCTCGACATCGACGGAACGTTGCAGCCAGGTGAAGAAGACGGCCGCCGGGATCGCGACCGAAAGCCCGGCGGCGGTGGTCAGCAGCGCTTCCCAGATGCCCCCGGCGAGGACGGCGGGTTCGATCCGGTCGCCGACCGTTTCCATCTGCTGGAACGCCTCGATCATGCCGAGCACCGTGCCGAGCAGGCCGAGCAGCGGGGCGATCGTGGCGATCAGGCTGAGAAGGGCAAGGCCGCGCTCCATCGCGTCGAGCTGGGCCTGCGCGACGCGCGTGACCTCCTCGCGCACGACGATGTCGTCCATCAGCGGGTCGGCCTTGCCGCGCACGGCGGCGGCCATGACCTTGGCGACGGGGCTCGGGCGCGGCTCGAGCCCGTCGAGCGCCTTCTTCCAGTGATCGGCCCGCAATTGTTGGACGACCCCGGCGACGAAGCCGTGGCGCCCGACGCCGATGCGGGCGAACTGCACCAGCTTCACGATCGCGACGCCAAGGGCGATCACGGCGAGCGCGGCGAGGATGATGATGATCGGGCCGCCCGCGTCGAAGAATTCGGCCAGTGGCGATGCGGGGGTCGCATGGGCGGGGCTCGCCGCGATGGCGCCCGCTGCGATGGCGGCTCGCTTCGCCGGGAAACGCCTGGACAGCTTGATTATCATCGACACCCCTCCTTGCCCTTGGGCCAGTCTAGGGTGCCTTCGCGATAGATTTGTGACACCCGCGCCGCGATTTGCGACGCATCCGGTCTGGAAACCGCCCGCAAAGGCGCGCCCGATTGCGTCGGGGATGCCGCGGCCCTGCCGGCGCGGGGGATCGTTCCGCGCGCGCGCCGGCAGGGGCCAGGTCAGGCCGCGATGGCTTCGGCGGCCTGCTCTTCCCACGAAAGGCCCGGCAGGTACCGCGCGTCGATCCGCCCGTCCTTGAGCGTGAAGAGGTGGAGCCAGCCATTGTCGAACAGGGCGGCGACGTCGGGGTGGCGTTCGAGGATGTCGATGATCGCCTCGCGCGGGGCCTCGATCAGCACCGACAGGCGCAGCGGCTCGTGGGCGAGCCTTTCGCCGTCGTGGACGCCCTGCCACGGCAGGCCCGGGCGCAGGCGCCCGCTGTTGCCCTCGATCACGCCGATCCCGCCGACGACGTTGTGGATCAGCTTGTTCCCGCCGCCGAACACGTCGGGGGCGACCGAGGAGCCGTAATACTGGAGGCTGATCCAGCTCGCCACCACCACGGGCGCGGTGATGATCAGTTCGAGCGTCGCGAAGCCTTCGTCGGCCTGCCAGTCGTAGCTGTGGAGGAAGGCCCGCCCGCCGAGGTCGCGGCCCGTGGTCGCCTCGCGCGGGGCGGCGATGAAGGCGGCGCACCCGGCAAGGCCCCATTCCGGGCGGATCTCGGCCCAGTTGGCGGCGCGCTGCGGAACGGTGCCGGCCCTGGCGCCCGGCATCCGCAACGCGCGTTCGGCCCGGGTGATCTCGCCCGCCTGGGCGAGCCAGCGGCGCACTTCGGCAAGGTCGCTCTCGCGTCCGGCGGTCTGGCCGTCCTCGTAGATCGTGATCGCGTCGGTCGTCGTGTCGTGCAGCCCGGCGACGAACAGCGTGTCCTCGGGGACCTCGATCCCGCGCTCCTTCAGCCCGGCGCGGGTTTCGGGATCGTTCAGCAGGACCGCGAGCAGGCGGGCCGAAACCTCGCCCGTGTAGCCGCCGCAGGCGCCGCAGTGATAGGCGCTTTCATGCGGGTTGTTGGTGACGTTGCCGCCGTGGCCGAGCAGGAGCACGATCTTGCCGTGCGCTTTCGTGAGGCTCATCGCGCGCAGCACCGCGGCCCCGGTATCGCCCTTGGTCTGCGCGTCGAGCCCGCCGATCACTTCCGGGGTCGGTTCGGGCTTGCCGTTTCCGGCCTTGAGGCCGAGCGCCGAGCGGACGAGCTTGACCGAATAGAGCGGCCCCATCGCCTCGACGAAGGCGAAGGAGGACACCGCCGCCTGCCGGAACCGGCCCCAGGCGCGGCTCGCGCGGGCCGAGATGCGGTCCGCGCGGTCCTGTTCGGGGTCGCCCCGGCTGGTCGTCTCGATCGCCGGGTTGAGCAGCACCGGAAGCCGCGCCTCGAGCGTATCCGAGGCGTGGGAGCGGTGCGCCAGCGGCAGGCCGAAGAAGCCCGCGAAGCCGATCGTTTCGATCCGGCCGTCGACGCTCTCGAGCGCGCGGCGAAACACCTCGGAGCGCACGTCGATGCAGAAGGCGGCCTGGAGGAAGGGCCGCCCGGGCGCCTCGGCCGCGCCGTCGAGCGCGCCGGCGAGCTGACGCTGGTGCGCGCGGTCTGCGGCGTCCTGCAGGATGGCGAGCACGACCTGTTCGGCCGACGGCTCGACCGGCTGGGCATGGGCGGCGATTGTCTCGGCCCAGCGCTCGGCGATGCCGGGAACATGGGCGAGCAGCGCCTCCTCCCAGATCAGCCTGATCGCGAGCAGGTCGGCCATGGTCCGGTCGGTGTCTTCCTTGAGCTCGGCTTGCCACAGCATCCAGCGGGCGTGCTGCGACCACCCGCCGAGGCTCATGAACAGGCGGTGGAAGGCGGTTTCCGCGGCCGCGTCGGTGATGCCGAGCGCTTCG contains these protein-coding regions:
- a CDS encoding YbcC family protein, which produces MFLNQSQITPVRLSKVLEAAEAAARAIPPAFPLDATVAVNPFLGQTGEDLATAAARLARVGGCRATQAAGEYTAAIRAGRITEADLEAALAASTSPLKPNSTSALKVAAGNAETSPEPRALPTVADLAAEATGTDWPSVIDKTFGLWAAGHFDRGQALWTPTPGTDAFAAWRAWAMHDLIPEIAGLKGFCAHVAEAPDTADRAILFAAEALGITDAAAETAFHRLFMSLGGWSQHARWMLWQAELKEDTDRTMADLLAIRLIWEEALLAHVPGIAERWAETIAAHAQPVEPSAEQVVLAILQDAADRAHQRQLAGALDGAAEAPGRPFLQAAFCIDVRSEVFRRALESVDGRIETIGFAGFFGLPLAHRSHASDTLEARLPVLLNPAIETTSRGDPEQDRADRISARASRAWGRFRQAAVSSFAFVEAMGPLYSVKLVRSALGLKAGNGKPEPTPEVIGGLDAQTKGDTGAAVLRAMSLTKAHGKIVLLLGHGGNVTNNPHESAYHCGACGGYTGEVSARLLAVLLNDPETRAGLKERGIEVPEDTLFVAGLHDTTTDAITIYEDGQTAGRESDLAEVRRWLAQAGEITRAERALRMPGARAGTVPQRAANWAEIRPEWGLAGCAAFIAAPREATTGRDLGGRAFLHSYDWQADEGFATLELIITAPVVVASWISLQYYGSSVAPDVFGGGNKLIHNVVGGIGVIEGNSGRLRPGLPWQGVHDGERLAHEPLRLSVLIEAPREAIIDILERHPDVAALFDNGWLHLFTLKDGRIDARYLPGLSWEEQAAEAIAA
- a CDS encoding energy transducer TonB, with translation MSAAAWSSAIAPSPPPIPRRWHWAAGIACAALALALYSLRYGASEEIVLAAAEESVVVSLGGPARRLEAPPEEVEVADEAPVVAERAEDAPPPAPPKEARVVAGATSGDGRASSGAGGIGTGPPLPLPPPPPAPPPPPPPRVTEVTSRFIEISIRAYTSKIIYPGASLDRGEEGRGVLRVTIARDGKVKSWDIVRSTGHARLDREIERVARLVPRLDPLPANFGRDEAKVDIPITFAIEYFDPQ
- a CDS encoding energy-coupling factor transporter transmembrane protein EcfT, which codes for MKVPVLNTGRPSFWRDRDPRVKWLLFLLFLALIYIAPDWRWMAGAVVVGGAIAVTARAPVGWLALMLLIHSPTIIALVVIPMLGKDFAFNAEFEFGLRLSLGWIAAILIGVALFSTMEIDELVDGLRGLGLPHGAAFVVGYAFVLIYLSLSDLAQVMDSMRLKGMTLSARRPVSFLRNVPRLFIPALLTIMRRGGAMTAALETRGFGKAIAPPDRIALDFWDRAAVAAALLANAAALAARLGWP
- a CDS encoding biopolymer transporter ExbD — encoded protein: MRLPREKAKRELINITPLIDVVFILLVFFMLAGSIEPKDAFAVTPTASTSDMRGDVQDLVILVGEEDEIAINDRAVPREALEGEVREILTTRPEVLIQLKPDGGAEAKDVIDIMEDIRAGGASYIVLLTVGAGRVAE
- a CDS encoding RNA methyltransferase — encoded protein: MAKQEKKRALRGRAGRMKGGRGSGRASAGHVRLWGRHPVEAALRNPVRDHRKLWATREGIESLDGELPPDFPVEYADAADLARLVAKDAPHQGLVLECLPLDDVFLADVANGDAARPIVVLDQVTDPHNVGAILRSAAAFDAAAIVTQDRHAPPESGVVAKSASGALETVPWVRVVNLSRALDDLAEAGYWRIGMTGQAEATLAEALPAGALAIVLGAEGEGLRANVAAHCDALARLPISSAIESLNVSNAAAIALYAAAARS
- a CDS encoding MotA/TolQ/ExbB proton channel family protein — translated: MIIKLSRRFPAKRAAIAAGAIAASPAHATPASPLAEFFDAGGPIIIILAALAVIALGVAIVKLVQFARIGVGRHGFVAGVVQQLRADHWKKALDGLEPRPSPVAKVMAAAVRGKADPLMDDIVVREEVTRVAQAQLDAMERGLALLSLIATIAPLLGLLGTVLGMIEAFQQMETVGDRIEPAVLAGGIWEALLTTAAGLSVAIPAAVFFTWLQRSVDVEAQRMEDAATQVFTIPLYDAAAPVDAPSERPEAQLAAQPA
- a CDS encoding biopolymer transporter ExbD; protein product: MIFRRKRPDIALLNVTPLIDVVFILLVFFMLTTNFARFRLIGIDTPQEREVLQDATAAIVIKVNEDGTLAYDGKPASAGDVAREVEALVAVDPGRTFLVRPEDGVTIQEAVDAFQLARDAGAYAVSFATTGEEAGR
- a CDS encoding ABC transporter ATP-binding protein, translating into MTASAAAPAPPAGAPPGRADAESETLAPSRFVMMIGVTTVLFFLGLIPLEAIPEIPVDIDSKPFFIPIVLVALLPGGRVGIAIGLGVALGEFLRDMMEGYELDDPIGFVGYFVGFALTSTLFGKAPPTRLAVLVASILCAFIQAAIEASSFLLFGGESMGIFIQSTLGNTLLHGVVWGAIPAHFLVPRLHGRFEHYLGFPAKGDRRAVEPFARHESGFTPSPDARAWAADLEFRYPSSAAPVLRGVSFDLRAGEVLGLMGASQAGKSTLCRVMAGVAPLATGGAMAGRVGLGGEAVDIGYVSDSPAAMMTRTRAIGEVEASLEHLGLPRAEATRRALDALAALGIAQDEAQRYIWELPDHKQMLVALAAAVAERPDVLILDEIAGGLDASGLARVRETIGRVTEAGGAVLLVDNRAGRLREWADRVMVLAEGRIAALGPAADIAGDGALLAAHGLAPPPPRRAPSPRTGDILLEMRGIEFAHEDGTPVWRGADLACAAGEVLAIAGHNGAGKTTLAKLVGGLIQPQAGSIRLPRAAAGHSGGVAVVLHAPSAFFSEPNLRAEIERGLARAGVAPGEAPRRIAELAGQLGLENVLDTDPGLLPPGTARIAQAAAMLANGAPVLVLDEIASGLDPRERTRFAGVIAEFAARGGGAIVLDHDLDFLAAIATRVLFIEEGRLHDAGPPEQAFASGQEARLRALDLDPPEPAAAPAPTQAEAHAAARSRPEGAAG